The genomic window CTTCCCCTCGAAGGACTCGGGGAACTTGGTGCGGTAGGTGTTCGCCGGGTCGTAGTCGTACACCGGGCCGCTCATCGGGCCGCCGCCCCCGGTGCCCAGCTCGGGGAACTCGGCCGACGCCGAGTACGCGTACCAGACCGTCGCGGGCCGGGCCGGCGGCAGCTCCCGCAGACCGGTGTTGTTGGGGGAGTCGTTGACCAGCTGCCCGCAGTCGAAGGCGGCGCCCGAGGTCTGGGTGGCGAAGTCGTAGTCGACGAACGGGGTGTTGTTGCCCGTGCAGTACGGCCAGCCGAAGTTGCCCGCCTCGGTGACACGGGTGTACTCGACCGTGCCCTCGGGGCCGCGCGCGGGATTGGCCTGCCGCGCGTCGGGCCCGTAGTCCGCCACCAGCAGCGCCCCGCTCAGCGGGTCCGTGGTGATCCGGAACGGGTTGCGCATGCCCATCGCGTAGATCTCGCCGCGCGTCTTCTCGGTGCCCGGTGCGAAGAGATTGCCGTCGGGGACGGTGTACGTGCCGTCGGCCTGCGGGGTGATGCGCAGGATCTTGCCGCGCAGATCATTGGTGTTGCCCGCGGTGCCCTGGGCGTCCCAGGCCCGGCGCCCATCGCGCTCGTCGATCGGGGCGTATCCGTCGGAGGCGAACGGATCGGTGTTGTCGCCGGTCGCGACGTACAGGTTGCCGCTCCTGTCGAAGGCGAGCGAGCCGGCCATGTGCGAATTGGCCCGGCCTTCGCCGCGCAGTGTGGGGACGGTCAGCAGCCGCTTCTCGGACGCCGGGTCGACCGTGTTGCCGGACACCGTGAACCGGGAGAGGTTGAGCTGCTTCTCGGTCTTGTCCGAATGCAGCAGATAGAGCCAGTTGTTGGCGGCGAAGCCGGGATCGAGGGCGAGCCCGAGCAGCCCGTCGGACTGGCTGGTCATCTCCGGGGTGTACGCGAAGTCCAGGGCGGTGGTGACCTTCAGCGTGCTCTGGTCGACCACCTTCAGCTTGCCCGTCCGCTGGATGAAGAAGACCCGGCGGTCGGGGGCGACGGCCAGCTCGAACGGGTCGGCGAGGTCGCTGGTGACGAGGGGCGTGCGCTGGAACGCGCCGGTCTTCGTCGCGGTGCAGTCGCCGGGCTTGTCGCCCGCGGCCCACTGGATGCCGCCGAGCAGATGCCGCAGGAAGCCCTCCTCCTGGAAGGCGGCCTTGTCGTGGCCTCCGGCGGTGAACCAGGAGCGGCCGCCGTCGTAGTTCTGGCACCAGGACCACGGATGGTCGACGCCCTCGTCGAGGCCGGTGATGCCGTCGCGCACCTTGATCTGGGCGAGGGTGTGCACCTTGCCCGTCGGGTTGGTGCGCCAGTTGTACCACTCCTCCGTGCGCTCCCAGAGCTCGGGCAGGCCCCGGGTGGAGGGGTGGGTGCGGTCGAGCACCTTGACCCGGCCGGTCTGCACGGCCGGGTGCTTGTCGAAGATGGCGCCGACCAGGCCCTCATACCACTGCCAGTCGCGCTCGCTCGCCGACGCGGAGTGCAGCCCGACCCATCCGCCGCCACCGCGGATGTACGTCTGGAGGGCGGCCCGCTGACCGGCGTCGAGGAGATCGCCGCTCTCCGGCGTGGAGTTGGTGTTGTTGAAGACGACGGCCTGGAAGCGGGCGAGGTTGGCGTCGGTGAAGGCCGTGGCGTCGTCGGTGGCCTCGACCTCGAAGCCGTTCTCGCTGCCGAGTCTTGTGACGGCCTCGATCCCGGCGGGGATGGAGTCGTGGGCGAAGTTGGTCACCTTGGAGAAGACCAGGACACGGAAGGGCGCTGCTTCGGCGCGGGGGGCCGTGGCCACCCCGAGTCCGACGAGCAGCGCCAGCAGTGCCGTGATGAGGATGAGGGGGGATCTGGTGGTGCCTATGGCGCGACTACTCATGGCGCTCCCGGTGCTGTTGATGCGGCTCGACGGGCAGAAAGCGCTTTCTGGAGTACGTCCCGCAAGAGTAGGTTCCGGTGTCGCGAGGGGTCAATGGGTCGGAAGGGAGCGCCGAGCGCGCCGCGTCGACCGCGCGCGGGCCGAACTCGCCATGATCTACGGGGTGTTGGGGAAACCATGCATCGAGTGACGGTTTGAACAATCAGCGGTTGGGTAAGACGAGCGCCGCCGTCGAATGGTTTAGCGAATTCACTGTGATGACATTCACTCACCCCGCGACCTGCGCTAACGCATTGTGATGAGTTGCCTACGACTTCACCACGTACAGTTACGTGTGTGCAGACAGTCGACGAAGGAGACTCATGCGACCGTTCGTACTGAACTTTGTACTTCCGGCCGTGAGTCCAGAGGTCACCGTTCCCTACACCTATGACCCCGCCCTGCAGTTGAACGTGCTGCCGGACGGGCGCCCCGCCGTCGACGACCGCGCGGTACTCCTCGCCACCGGCACGACGACCTCGACCGCCGGTTCCAAGACCCACTTCGACGACTGAACAGACCTGCGCCCGACGATGACTGTGCTCATACTGACCTGCCGGCAGGACGTGACGGCGGACATGGTGGTCGCCAGGCTCCACGAGCGGGGTGTCCCGCTGGTGCGCCTCGACCCGGCCGACGTGCCCGGCGAGGCATCCCTCTCGGCCGAGTACGTCCGCGGCGACTTCTACGGCCATCTGTCCACCGACGGACGCCTGCTGAGCATGAGCGCCCTGCGCTCCATATGGGTCCGCCGGCCCGGTGAGCCCGCGGCCCACGCCCCCGAACCCTCCGAGTGGCTCACCGCCGAGACCGAACAGGCGCTGTACGGCATGCTCTACTCGGCCACGGCGCGCTGGATGAACCATCCCTCCGCCTCCACGCAGGCGCGGTGCAAGCCCTGGCAGCTGGGCGTGGCGCACCGCAGCGGCTTCGCGGTGCCGCCCACCGTCGTCACCACGTTCCCGCGGGTGGCCCGGCAGTTCGCCACCCAGTACCGGGACATCGTGGTCAAGTCCGCGTCCGGCCCGCCGGCCGGCGACCCCAAGGTCGCCCTGCCCACCACCCGCATCGGCCCGGACGCCGACTTCACGGGGGTCGCGGCAGGACCCACGCTGCTCCAGCAGTACATCGCCAAGCGGGCCGACATCCGGCTGACCTCGGTCGGCGGCCGGCTGTTCGCCGCCCGTAAGCGCGCCAGGTCCGACCAGGTCGACGGCAGGTACGGCAGCACCGGCCACGCCTGGGAGCCGGCCCGCATCCCGGACCGCATCGCCCGCGCCGTCCGCGACTACACGGACCTCGCGGGACTGGCGTACGCCGCCTTCGACTTCGCGGAGGACGAGGAGGGCGTGTGGTGGTTCCTGGAGTGCAACCAGGGCGGCCAGTTCGGCTTCATCGAACTGGAGACCGATCAGCCCATCGCCGACGCGGTCGCGGCCTGGCTGGCCGGTGCGCCGAACGGAGCAACGCACGTTACGTCCGGTGTACCTCTGGGGCATGGTGGAGGGGGTCTTTGACCGCTTCTGTCCTCTTCCTCTGAAGGAGAATCCATGCGTATGCGCACTCTCGCGGCGACCGTCGGACTCACCGCCGCCGCCCTGTTCGCCGGTGCGGGAGCCGCTGTCGCCGACAGCGACGCGAACGGTGCCGCGGCGAACTCGCCCGGCGTGCTCTCGGGCAATGT from Streptomyces sp. FIT100 includes these protein-coding regions:
- a CDS encoding ThuA domain-containing protein, producing the protein MSSRAIGTTRSPLILITALLALLVGLGVATAPRAEAAPFRVLVFSKVTNFAHDSIPAGIEAVTRLGSENGFEVEATDDATAFTDANLARFQAVVFNNTNSTPESGDLLDAGQRAALQTYIRGGGGWVGLHSASASERDWQWYEGLVGAIFDKHPAVQTGRVKVLDRTHPSTRGLPELWERTEEWYNWRTNPTGKVHTLAQIKVRDGITGLDEGVDHPWSWCQNYDGGRSWFTAGGHDKAAFQEEGFLRHLLGGIQWAAGDKPGDCTATKTGAFQRTPLVTSDLADPFELAVAPDRRVFFIQRTGKLKVVDQSTLKVTTALDFAYTPEMTSQSDGLLGLALDPGFAANNWLYLLHSDKTEKQLNLSRFTVSGNTVDPASEKRLLTVPTLRGEGRANSHMAGSLAFDRSGNLYVATGDNTDPFASDGYAPIDERDGRRAWDAQGTAGNTNDLRGKILRITPQADGTYTVPDGNLFAPGTEKTRGEIYAMGMRNPFRITTDPLSGALLVADYGPDARQANPARGPEGTVEYTRVTEAGNFGWPYCTGNNTPFVDYDFATQTSGAAFDCGQLVNDSPNNTGLRELPPARPATVWYAYSASAEFPELGTGGGGPMSGPVYDYDPANTYRTKFPESFEGKWLTYELTRKWFKSFSVQQQDQTFTDPRFAPARAGDLHSINGVFGDLSWNQPFDADFGPDGALYVIDFGLGSGTGRGGSNEGAGIYRIDYVADGRLPDAKATATPDNGPGPLTVTFSSAGSGLPDGKPVTYAWDFDGNGTTDSTEANPTHTYRTKGRFTARLTVTGPQELTALAVQDVTVGNTRPEVTIQQPPNGGMFAFGDTIPFTVRVKDPEDDRHARIDCSRVVVQSQLGHDSHLHPLDNYTGCAGEIVTDAGDSHGPGQNLYYGISAQYEDKGGPGGVPALTGSASLTLRPAFREAEHFTATGGEHGGAVVASRADASGGKRLTEIEHGDWIRLDPVNLRGADSVTVGAASAGLGGAVEFRSGSPTGPLLGSVTVPNTGDWGNVVSPTTALKDPGRTVALYAVFTNAGWSADKPDLFAVDWLHFNGRGVEKPGGTKVSVAAAPASGTAPLAVALTGTVKPMPGRTIASYHWDFGDNAKGTAPEGPQATHTYARPGAYTAHLTVTDDKGDTTTGAVRITVG
- the tgmA gene encoding putative ATP-grasp-modified RiPP, which produces MRPFVLNFVLPAVSPEVTVPYTYDPALQLNVLPDGRPAVDDRAVLLATGTTTSTAGSKTHFDD
- the tgmB gene encoding ATP-grasp ribosomal peptide maturase, which translates into the protein MTVLILTCRQDVTADMVVARLHERGVPLVRLDPADVPGEASLSAEYVRGDFYGHLSTDGRLLSMSALRSIWVRRPGEPAAHAPEPSEWLTAETEQALYGMLYSATARWMNHPSASTQARCKPWQLGVAHRSGFAVPPTVVTTFPRVARQFATQYRDIVVKSASGPPAGDPKVALPTTRIGPDADFTGVAAGPTLLQQYIAKRADIRLTSVGGRLFAARKRARSDQVDGRYGSTGHAWEPARIPDRIARAVRDYTDLAGLAYAAFDFAEDEEGVWWFLECNQGGQFGFIELETDQPIADAVAAWLAGAPNGATHVTSGVPLGHGGGGL
- a CDS encoding chaplin — translated: MRMRTLAATVGLTAAALFAGAGAAVADSDANGAAANSPGVLSGNVLQAPIHVPVNFCGNSLNVLALLSGAAGNTCANM